One genomic window of Solanum dulcamara chromosome 10, daSolDulc1.2, whole genome shotgun sequence includes the following:
- the LOC129870226 gene encoding zinc finger CCCH domain-containing protein 37 isoform X1, whose amino-acid sequence MANQLYGYNPSSTAGIAGGNLARTTRSMDDYLSTDKTLLSSSSYFGASGYSSYQSDSYTPTASRIPGFPSYGPPGVDVTPTAAADSYFSSLKRSSSDALYHQTLLGAHNTIGQAEAWFSANSLAKRPRFESASNLSVYPQRPGEKDCAHYMQTRTCKFGDSCKFDHPIWVPEGGIPDWKEVAVTTESLPERPGEPDCPYFMKTQKCKFGNRCRFNHPKDNTAHLFQGSAQNPGVSDLPERPSEPQCTFYMKTGTCKFGATCKFHHPRDIQLPSPNQENGSAGKLGSDNYEMTEDVNLVRPLSVPALLHNSKGLPIRPGEVDCPFYLKTGSCKYGGTCRYSHPERNAGIGPALAASPATHWNIGMVNPAASLLQNFDPRLTHTMLGLLPPVYPQRPGQIECDFYMKTGECKYGGRCKFHHPLDRLAPTVSAKDVQQPNVKLTLAGLPRREGAVHCPYYMKTGMCKYGATCKFDHPPPGEVLGMATSQGASLSVEGEDNIDANEQQQ is encoded by the exons ATGGCAAATCAGCTTTACGGCTATAACCCTAGTAGCACCGCCGGAATAGCAGGCGGCAACTTGGCTAGGACGACGAGATCCATGGACGATTATCTCTCTACGGATAAGACATTGCTTAGTTCTTCCAGTTATTTTGGTGCTTCCGGCTATTCCAGTTATCAAAGTGATAGTTACACCCCTACTGCGAGTAGGATTCCAGGTTTTCCTAGTTATGGACCTCCTGGTGTTGATGTTACACCAACTGCTGCTGCTGACTCTTATTTTTCTAGCTTGAAGCGTTCATCCTCTGACG CACTGTATCATCAGACACTTTTGGGTGCACATAATACAATTGGGCAAGCTGAAGCTTGGTTTTCAGCCAATTCTTTAGCCAAGCGCCCTAGATTCGAGAGTGCAAGCAATTTGTCTGTATATCCCCAGAGGCCTGGAGAGAAGGACTGTGCCCATTATATGCAAACACGAACCTGTAAATTTGGAGATAGCTGCAAGTTTGACCATCCTATTTGGGTTCCGGAGGGTGGAATCCCAGATTGGAAAGAG GTTGCAGTTACAACTGAATCTCTTCCTGAAAGACCCGGAGAGCCTGATTGTCCA TATTTTATGAAGACTCAAAAATGCAAGTTCGGTAATAGATGCAGATTTAACCACCCCAAAGATAACACAGCTCATTTG TTTCAGGGTTCTGCACAAAATCCTGGTGTTTCTGACTTGCCTGAGAGACCTTCTGAACCGCAATGCACG TTTTACATGAAGACGGGAACGTGTAAATTTGGTGCTACCTGCAAATTTCACCATCCAAGAGATATACAATTGCCATCTCCAAACCAAGAAAATGGCTCTGCGGGGAAGCTTGGATCTGATAATTATGAGATGACTGAGGATGTGAATCTAGTCAGGCCCCTTTCTGTTCCAGCTTTATTGCACAACTCCAAGGGCCTTCCCATTAGACCG GGTGAAGTTGATTGTCCTTTCTACCTAAAAACAGGCAG CTGCAAGTATGGAGGCACTTGCCGTTACAGCCATCCTGAAAGAAATG CTGGTATTGGCCCTGCCCTTGCAGCCTCGCCTGCAACACATTGGAACATTGGAATGGTTAATCCAGCTGCCTCTCTCTTGCAAAATTTTGATCCAAGACTGACTCATACAATG CTTGGGTTGCTTCCACCTGTCTATCCACAACGGCCTGGACAAATTGAATGCGAT TTCTATATGAAAACTGGGGAATGTAAGTATGGTGGAAGATGCAAGTTTCATCATCCTCTTGATCGTTTAGCACCCACAGTGTCAGCAAAGGATGTGCAGCAGCCAAATGTTAAGCTTACCCTTGCTGGTCTACCAAGGAGGGAG GGTGCTGTACACTGTCCATACTACATGAAGACTGGCATGTGCAAGTATGGGGCGACATGCAAGTTTGACCATCCACCACCTGGAGAGGTCTTGGGTATGGCGACATCCCAAGGGGCATCGTTGTCTGTTGAGGGAGAAGATAACATTGATGCGAATGAACAACAACAGTAA
- the LOC129870226 gene encoding zinc finger CCCH domain-containing protein 37 isoform X2, giving the protein MANQLYGYNPSSTAGIAGGNLARTTRSMDDYLSTDKTLLSSSSYFGASGYSSYQSDSYTPTASRIPGFPSYGPPGVDVTPTAAADSYFSSLKRSSSDALYHQTLLGAHNTIGQAEAWFSANSLAKRPRFESASNLSVYPQRPGEKDCAHYMQTRTCKFGDSCKFDHPIWVPEGGIPDWKEVAVTTESLPERPGEPDCPYFMKTQKCKFGNRCRFNHPKDNTAHLGSAQNPGVSDLPERPSEPQCTFYMKTGTCKFGATCKFHHPRDIQLPSPNQENGSAGKLGSDNYEMTEDVNLVRPLSVPALLHNSKGLPIRPGEVDCPFYLKTGSCKYGGTCRYSHPERNAGIGPALAASPATHWNIGMVNPAASLLQNFDPRLTHTMLGLLPPVYPQRPGQIECDFYMKTGECKYGGRCKFHHPLDRLAPTVSAKDVQQPNVKLTLAGLPRREGAVHCPYYMKTGMCKYGATCKFDHPPPGEVLGMATSQGASLSVEGEDNIDANEQQQ; this is encoded by the exons ATGGCAAATCAGCTTTACGGCTATAACCCTAGTAGCACCGCCGGAATAGCAGGCGGCAACTTGGCTAGGACGACGAGATCCATGGACGATTATCTCTCTACGGATAAGACATTGCTTAGTTCTTCCAGTTATTTTGGTGCTTCCGGCTATTCCAGTTATCAAAGTGATAGTTACACCCCTACTGCGAGTAGGATTCCAGGTTTTCCTAGTTATGGACCTCCTGGTGTTGATGTTACACCAACTGCTGCTGCTGACTCTTATTTTTCTAGCTTGAAGCGTTCATCCTCTGACG CACTGTATCATCAGACACTTTTGGGTGCACATAATACAATTGGGCAAGCTGAAGCTTGGTTTTCAGCCAATTCTTTAGCCAAGCGCCCTAGATTCGAGAGTGCAAGCAATTTGTCTGTATATCCCCAGAGGCCTGGAGAGAAGGACTGTGCCCATTATATGCAAACACGAACCTGTAAATTTGGAGATAGCTGCAAGTTTGACCATCCTATTTGGGTTCCGGAGGGTGGAATCCCAGATTGGAAAGAG GTTGCAGTTACAACTGAATCTCTTCCTGAAAGACCCGGAGAGCCTGATTGTCCA TATTTTATGAAGACTCAAAAATGCAAGTTCGGTAATAGATGCAGATTTAACCACCCCAAAGATAACACAGCTCATTTG GGTTCTGCACAAAATCCTGGTGTTTCTGACTTGCCTGAGAGACCTTCTGAACCGCAATGCACG TTTTACATGAAGACGGGAACGTGTAAATTTGGTGCTACCTGCAAATTTCACCATCCAAGAGATATACAATTGCCATCTCCAAACCAAGAAAATGGCTCTGCGGGGAAGCTTGGATCTGATAATTATGAGATGACTGAGGATGTGAATCTAGTCAGGCCCCTTTCTGTTCCAGCTTTATTGCACAACTCCAAGGGCCTTCCCATTAGACCG GGTGAAGTTGATTGTCCTTTCTACCTAAAAACAGGCAG CTGCAAGTATGGAGGCACTTGCCGTTACAGCCATCCTGAAAGAAATG CTGGTATTGGCCCTGCCCTTGCAGCCTCGCCTGCAACACATTGGAACATTGGAATGGTTAATCCAGCTGCCTCTCTCTTGCAAAATTTTGATCCAAGACTGACTCATACAATG CTTGGGTTGCTTCCACCTGTCTATCCACAACGGCCTGGACAAATTGAATGCGAT TTCTATATGAAAACTGGGGAATGTAAGTATGGTGGAAGATGCAAGTTTCATCATCCTCTTGATCGTTTAGCACCCACAGTGTCAGCAAAGGATGTGCAGCAGCCAAATGTTAAGCTTACCCTTGCTGGTCTACCAAGGAGGGAG GGTGCTGTACACTGTCCATACTACATGAAGACTGGCATGTGCAAGTATGGGGCGACATGCAAGTTTGACCATCCACCACCTGGAGAGGTCTTGGGTATGGCGACATCCCAAGGGGCATCGTTGTCTGTTGAGGGAGAAGATAACATTGATGCGAATGAACAACAACAGTAA
- the LOC129870769 gene encoding NAC domain-containing protein 76, translating to MMMSGAANGQLSVPPGFRFHPTDEELLYYYLRKKVSYEAIDLDVIREVDLNKLEPWDLKEICRIGSGPQNEWYFFSHKDKKYPTGTRTNRATTAGFWKATGRDKAIYLSNSKRIGMRKTLVFYTGRAPHGQKTDWIMHEYRLDDNNAQVEALQEEGWVVCRVFKKKNYTRGFQHDMGDQDHEEQLHNFTDHMKGGGSSKQNIQQPQGCYDVYASSSSFDGSMHLPQLLSPDLSLPCPLGHPLSTHNIECSHNHNLLRLSSSPFNIPQQHDKFSGDWSFLDKLLASSNQQGAVLQSQPTTTHLVNPTTAAQKYPIFHHHAFDPDLLNISK from the exons atgatgATGTCGGGAGCAGCAAACGGGCAGCTTTCAGTTCCTCCAGGGTTTCGATTTCATCCGACAGATGAAGAGCTTCTTTATTATTATCTAAGGAAGAAAGTATCGTATGAAGCAATAGATTTGGACGTTATTAGAGAAGTGGATCTTAACAAACTTGAACCATGGGATCTCAAAG AAATATGTAGAATAGGATCAGGTCCACAGAATGAATGGTACTTTTTCAGCCATAAGGACAAGAAGTACCCTACTGGTACTCGAACAAATCGAGCGACCACAGCTGGATTTTGGAAGGCTACAGGGAGAGATAAGGCAATCTACCTTAGTAACTCCAAGAGAATTGGGATGAGGAAAACTCTTGTATTTTATACCGGACGTGCCCCTCATGGCCAAAAGACAGATTGGATCATGCATGAGTATCGCCTTGATGACAACAATGCTCAAGTAGAG GCATTGCAGGAAGAGGGTTGGGTTGTTTGTAGGGTGTTCAAGAAAAAGAATTACACAAGAGGTTTCCAACATGATATGGGTGATCAAGATCATGAGgaacaattacataattttaCAGATCATATGAAAGGTGGAGGAAGCTCAAAACAAAATATTCAACAACCTCAAGGCTGCTACGACGTGTatgcatcatcatcatcgtTTGATGGTTCAATGCACCTTCCTCAATTGCTTAGTCCCGACTTATCACTTCCTTGTCCACTAGGCCACCCCTTGAGTACTCACAATATCGAATGTTCACATAATCACAACTTATTGAGGCTATCATCATCACCTTTTAATATTCCTCAACAACACGATAAATTTAGTGGCGATTGGTCTTTCTTGGATAAGCTTCTTGCTTCTTCAAACCAACAAGGCGCCGTCCTGCAGTCTCAGCCAACTACAACACATTTGGTTAACCCTACTACAGCCGCACAAAAATATCCAATCTTTCATCACCATGCCTTTGATCCTGATCTTTTAAATATCTCAAAGTAG